A portion of the Lolium rigidum isolate FL_2022 chromosome 1, APGP_CSIRO_Lrig_0.1, whole genome shotgun sequence genome contains these proteins:
- the LOC124662736 gene encoding uncharacterized protein LOC124662736, with amino-acid sequence MATSNEVSSRLMKIPDHLLMEIFLRLPAPEDLARASAACVSFRRLVTDRSFLRSFRRLHAPPLLGFLDHDGFNPALPPHPSAPAARALAHAADFSFSFLPSRCRWAIRDIRDNLVLLVDPQHDEWAPVFREVAVCDPLHRRYVLLPPLPQDLAASVEHFLAPLGQEPETAFRVICVAHFSTRVVAFVFPSNTGQWQTAASKNYSDGIGRSEATTMRMAASIRRLRCHYANGCFYWDTARFGNLVEEEKRLLVLDTQRMEFSMTDLPPGNWGRADLAIVGAGEGRIGIFGFDRGTPSVLSYAVARTKGKSPSQWQIEKRISLDPRYDYRIEDATERYLLLTRTKSSAPTGYFSIDSKTFKLQSVCEKQRMRLVPNSETRIYTNFPPSLLSSRAV; translated from the coding sequence atgGCGACCAGCAACGAAGTGTCGTCGCGGCTGATGAAGATCCCCGACCACCTCCTGATGGAGATCTTCCTCCGGCTACCGGCCCCAGAAGACCTCGCGCGCGCCTCCGCCGCCTGCGTCTCCTTCCGCCGACTCGTCACCGACCGGTCCTTCCTCCGGAGCTTCCGCCGCCTCCACGCCCCGCCACTCCTCGGTTTCCTCGACCACGACGGTTTCAACCCAGCCCTCCCGCCCCACCCCTCCGCGCCTGCCGCCCGCGCGCTCGCACACGCCGCCGATTTCTCCTTCTCATTCCTCCCCTCCCGCTGCCGATGGGCCATCCGGGACATCCGCGacaacctcgtcctcctcgtcgacccCCAACACGATGAGTGGGCTCCGGTTTTCAGGGAGGTCGCCGTGTGCGACCCCTTGCACCGGCGGTACGTCCTGCTGCCCCCACTACCTCAAGACCTAGCCGCCTCGGTGGAGCATTTCCTCGCTCCCCTCGGCCAGGAACCAGAGACGGCATTCAGAGTGATCTGCGTGGCACATTTCAGCACTAGGGTCGTGGCCTTCGTCTTCCCGTCCAACACCGGACAGTGGCAAACCGCTGCATCCAAGAATTATAGCGATGGCATCGGTAGGAGCGAGGCGACCACTATGCGTATGGCTGCTTCCATCAGGAGACTCAGGTGCCATTATGCTAATGGCTGCTTCTACTGGGACACCGCCCGATTCGGCAACCTGGTCGAGGAGGAGAAAAGGTTGCTCGTGCTCGACACCCAGAGGATGGAGTTCTCCATGACCGACCTTCCGCCCGGTAACTGGGGAAGGGCAGATCTAGCCATTGTGGGGGCAGGTGAAGGCAGGATTGGGATATTTGGTTTCGATCGCGGAACTCCATCTGTCCTCAGCTACGCCGTTGCGCGAACCAAAGGCAAGAGTCCGAGCCAGTGGCAGATTGAGAAGAGAATCTCGCTAGATCCTAGGTACGATTATCGTATCGAGGATGCAACAGAGAGGTACTTGCTCTTGACAAGGACAAAATCCTCGGCACCGACCGGATATTTCTCAATTGACAGCAAGACATTCAAGCTTCAGAGTGTTTGCGAGAAACAGCGCATGCGTTTAGTGCCCAACTCTGAGACACGGATATATACCAACTTCCCACCATCACTGCTGTCTTCAAGGGCAGTATGA
- the LOC124698997 gene encoding uncharacterized protein LOC124698997: MADPISISAAVGWGVTAVGWLASPIISRVLNKGFALLEFNAREKLKILDIQVLQLQRVMEVVDESTYRVRLEPLLEKLKSAFYEAEDILDRVEYQSLKKQIQDAKSSGSKMDLLTKNLRSAMPSSPLKDEVHVFSFVASIPIFLFHVDIC; the protein is encoded by the coding sequence ATGGCGGATCCAATTAGCATTAGTGCTGCTGTAGGATGGGGCGTGACCGCAGTAGGTTGGCTCGCCTCACCCATCATTTCTAGGGTCCTCAACAAAGGTTTCGCCCTCCTCGAGTTCAACGCACGAGAGAAGCTGAAGATACTTGATATACAAGTTTTACAGCTACAGCGGGTGATGGAGGTAGTTGATGAGAGCACTTACAGGGTTCGCTTGGAGCCACTGCTAGAAAAGCTCAAATCTGCTTTCTATGAAGCCGAAGACATCTTAGATCGTGTTGAGTACCAGAGTCTCAAGAAGCAGATCCAGGATGCCAAGTCGAGCGGGAGCAAGATGGATTTGCTGACGAAGAATCTTCGGTCTGCCATGCCAAGCTCCCCCCTAAAAGATGAGGTTCATGTGTTCTCCTTTGTTGCAAGTATTCCCATCTTTTTGTTCCATGTAGATATATGTTAA